One window of Salminus brasiliensis chromosome 16, fSalBra1.hap2, whole genome shotgun sequence genomic DNA carries:
- the tmem267 gene encoding transmembrane protein 267: MRGFHSKLDASSLGMAVPLNLAVETEKAQALLQTFSTASLLASAGLGAFCFLADHILTSPFIQHHVWLRAALDNSVHGVIGLWSWAIVIGLRKKSDFYEVVLAGFLASIIDLDHFYMAGSLSLKAALSLPQRPPLHCSTLIPAFCFSLRLLMWACRLKDSWCSLPWMLFISLASHHIRDGVRHGLWLCPFGNTAPISYWLYVTITATLPHLCSVLMYLTGTRDMISTKHGVAIDV, from the exons ATGCGGGGCTTCCACTCCAAGCTGGATGCGTCGTCGCTGGGCATGGCCGTGCCACTCAACCTGGCTGTGGAGACAGAGAAGGCCCAGGCTCTGCTTCAGACGTTCAGCACAGCCTCCCTGCTGGCCAGTGCGGGCCTCGGAGCCTTCTGCTTTCTGGCCgaccacatcctgacctccccaTTTATCCAGCACCATGTGTGGCTCAGGGCAGCGCTGGACAACTCCGTGCATGGCGTGATCGGACTGTGGTCCTGGGCCATCGTCATTGGGCTGCGGAAGAAGAGTGACTTCTATGAAGTCGTCTTGGCgggcttcctcgcctccatcaTCGACCTGGATCACTTCTACATGGCCGGCTCGCTGTCACTCAAA GCTGCTCTGAGCCTGCCCCAGCGGCCGCCGCTGCACTGCTCCACACTCATCCCGGCGTTCTGCTTCTCCCTGCGGTTGCTCATGTGGGCCTGCCGGCTTAAAGACTCGTGGTGCTCTCTGCCCTGGATGCTCTTCATCTCTCTGGCATCCCACCACATCCGGGACGGCGTGCGCCACGGCCTGTGGCTCTGCCCCTTCGGCAACACCGCACCCATCTCCTACTGGCTGTATGTCACCATCACAGCCACGCTGCCGCACCTCTGCTCCGTGCTCATGTACCTCACTGGCACCAGGGACATGATCTCCACCAAACACGGCGTGGCCATCGACGTCTGA